ATCAAACAGTGCCCTGCTGTATATTCCAGATATTACCAGTATTGATACGGATATCAAAAACCGTTGTTTGGGTGAGGCGCATTTCTTCCGTGCATACGCTTACTGGCGCCTTGCTTTGATCTATGGTGATGTACCTATGATCATGGAAGAAGATATCAAAAACGGTACTTACAATAAAGCAAAATCTACCATCGACGAAGTGCATGCACAGATCGAAGCAGACCTGAAAGCAGCGGCGATCTTATTGCCTGAGAGTTACGATGCATCGCAGGCGGGTCGTGTGAGCAAAGGTACGGCATGGGGTTTACTGGCAAAACTATATCTCTATGAGAATGATTTTGCAAATACTATTTTGTATGGTGACAGCGTGATCACAAATTCAAATTACGCCCTGCAGTCTACCTATGCGGCGAACTTTACACCTGCTACCAGCAATAACAGTGAGATGTTGTTTAACGTACAGACACTGGATGGATGGGGTTATTCTGACTTCATCACTTATCATGCACCACGTGCATGGGGCGGATGGGATTTCTTTGAGCCCGTGCAGGGATTACTGGATGAATTTGAGGCTGGTGATCCACGTATAGATGTATGTATTATGAAGCCGGGAGATGTGATAAATATTGGTACAGGTAATGCCACCTATACCGCATCTTTGTCATCAACCGGTTATCATTATAGCAAGTTCTGCGCATGGACCAGCACAGGTGGTTTGAATTATTCATTCAAATATCCTTTGATGCGTACATCTGACATTTATTTGTGTGTGGCAGAAGCAAAGATCCGTCAGACCGGCACTGGTGCAGGTGATGCGGAGATCAATGCGATTCGTAGCCGGGTAGGTTTAACAAACGTATCCAATGCAGGTATGACGGCGTTAATGCATGAGAGAAGGGTAGAGCTATGTGGAGAGAATGAACGTCACCAGGATCTGATGCGTTGGGACAAGGCGGGTATCATTGACATCACGACTATTTACAATCAACCTAAGTTAACGTCTTCAGGAGCTGTGATTCAGGCGGCGCGTACATTTACAAGGCCTAAGAATTACTATTTCCCATTACCACAATCAGAGATTGATAAGAGTAACGGTGTGTTGGTACAGAATTCAAATTTTTAATAATGTAAAAAGAGGGTGTATCTAACTTGTGATACACCCTCTTTTGGGGCATTGAAAATAATTGTCAAAAGCACACACAAAAATTCCTTTTTAAAACCTATATTGGGCTTCTGAATAATTCCTGGTTATGCGATACAAACTTCATCGCTGTCTTACAGCGCTATTATTGTCCGGAACAATTTCCGTGGCTCAGACGCTTACCGTCAAAGTAAACACACCGCAACACACTGTTCAACCCACCATGTGGGGAATCTTTTTCGAAGACATTAACTTTTCGGCAGATGGCGGCATTTATGCTGAACTGGTCAAAAACCGCTCGTTTGAATTTGCCCAGCCTTTACAGGGATGGAAAGTGATCAAAGAAGCCAGTAACGGCAAAGTCCTGATCGTAAACCGTGCCCCTGAAAATGCGGCCAATCCACGCTATGTTCACATTACTGCTGCTGGCAATTTCGGCCTTTTCAACGAAGGTTTCCGTGGCATGGGTTTCAAAAAAGGAGAAACGTACAACTTCTCTGTGCTGGCTGGTAATACCACCGGCAATCTTACAATTAAGGTAGTCCTCCTCAACGATAAAGGAACCCCTATTGGCACTGCTACCGTAGGCACTCCCGGCAAAGACTGGAAAAGGTACACTACCAGCATCACTGCTGGTGAAACCGTGGCCAAAGGCGGGCTGCAGGTCTTCTTTGAAGGCAATGGTACCGTAGATGCGGATATGTTCTCCCTCTTCCCGGCTAATACCTGGAAACAGCGTCCTGGTGGTCTCCGTACAGATCTCGTACAACTGCTGGTTGACCTCCATCCTGGTTTTGTCCGTTTCCCCGGTGGCTGTATCGTGGAAGGTAAGGACCTGGTGAACCGTTACCAATG
This Chitinophaga sancti DNA region includes the following protein-coding sequences:
- a CDS encoding RagB/SusD family nutrient uptake outer membrane protein — encoded protein: MKRMKYLLLCVPAFFACNKELDVEKKGSYTTANYWRNQSDAVDGITGIYNILLEEDFTGFGEFVYDNCSDDQYRAGDHPELADLEAFTYDASNAAVKAPWKWKYEMLNRSNSALLYIPDITSIDTDIKNRCLGEAHFFRAYAYWRLALIYGDVPMIMEEDIKNGTYNKAKSTIDEVHAQIEADLKAAAILLPESYDASQAGRVSKGTAWGLLAKLYLYENDFANTILYGDSVITNSNYALQSTYAANFTPATSNNSEMLFNVQTLDGWGYSDFITYHAPRAWGGWDFFEPVQGLLDEFEAGDPRIDVCIMKPGDVINIGTGNATYTASLSSTGYHYSKFCAWTSTGGLNYSFKYPLMRTSDIYLCVAEAKIRQTGTGAGDAEINAIRSRVGLTNVSNAGMTALMHERRVELCGENERHQDLMRWDKAGIIDITTIYNQPKLTSSGAVIQAARTFTRPKNYYFPLPQSEIDKSNGVLVQNSNF